The Thalassotalea sediminis genome includes the window TAAACTTGATCAAGGCGGGCGATTGCATTCTTGACTTCCGCTACTGATTCTTCAACGATCTCACGTACCGTTTTTGATTCATCTAGTTCCGGCTCTTGCGGCAAATAACCGATGTTGGTACCTGCCAGTGCATTAGCTTCACCTTCAAACTCGGTATCTACACCTGCCATAATTCTGAGTAATGTTGATTTACCTGCGCCATTGAGACCAAGTACACCGATTTTCGCACCAGGAAAGAAAGAAAGTGAAATGTCTTTTAAGATTGTGCGTTTGGGTGGCACCACTTTACTGACGCGGTGCATAGACATGATAAATTTGTCGGGTAATGGTTGAGCCATTAATAAACCTTTTGTTTTGAAAACAGAATGATGTCGACATTTTAGGTGAATATTGGCGACAATCAAAGCTTGAAATGCAGAAATAACGTAGAAAATTATTGGTTAACTCGTAAAGCTTCATAACACTCAACATAGCTAAGGTTATATTCCATAAAATAAACGTTGGTAAAAAGCATAAGTCGTTTAATCGGTATGCGTACCGAGCTACTGATCATGTCTATAGAAAAGCAAAAAAGGTCGATTTTTAAGTTGAAGTGCGCAAAGATTTCGACATATGCTATTTGTTAAGTAAGATAAAATAAAAAATAGTTTCACATGGCTAACCGTATGGATTGGTGGGATAAGTTTTCTGAAAAAGCGACAATCGATGAAATCGATCGCTATCGTAAAAAGTCAATTTTTTACTTTGTTAGCTTCTGCGGTTCCGCCGTTATCCTGTATTTCTCTGCCAAAAGTTATCAGGCGTATGATGTAAACTTATCTTTAATTCTGTTGGCTGGCGCGGTACTCATTACGATGAATGCAGTATTGGCTATTTTGTTCAAAAAGGACAAAATTCATTATGTATTATCGGCTTGCTTTGTTTTTGTGATGTTGTTGTGTGTTGTTTATACCGGCGGATATCAAAATACTGCTTTATATTGGCTTTACCCAATGCCACTCATTTACTTTGTTTTACTCGGCGTTAAAGTAGGTGGTGTAGTAAATGTGTTGTTTTTCATATCACTTGTCTTGTTATTAAATGGCACTATTACGATAACTGCAGATTATCCAGCAGCAGAAGTTTCCCGTTTTTTAACGTCTTTTGCCGTGATGTGTTTTGTCAGTTTTATTGCTGATTATTTTCGTCATGTTAGTCATCGTCGATTAACCAAACTCAGTCATATAAAGTTAAAACAAGCTTATACTGACAGTCTAACTAAATTACCCAATAGGCGCTTTTTATCTACAGTACTCATTGAGCGGTTAATGGCCAGTGATGAGTACTTTCCATTGACGTTAGTTAATATTGATATTGATCATTTTAAAGAGATAAATGATACGTTTGGACATGAAACTGGTGATGAAATTCTAAAACGATTTGCCGCTTTATGTACTGACAATATAAGGAGACAAGATGTGCTTGTACGCACGGGGGGCGAAGAATTTTTACTTTTCTTTATGAATACCACTAAAGAACAAGGAGTTGCACTAGCAGAGAAGTTACGAGAGCTTATTGAAAAAAGTTATGTCAATGTTGATGGAGAAAAAGTTAACGGAACCGCCAGTTTTGGTGTGGCAGAATGTTTAAAATATCAAGCATTAGATCAAGCGATGAAGATTGCTGATAAACGTATGTATATGGCTAAACAGCAAGGGCGTAATCGCGTTATCTTTCAAGAAGTAGCGCTTTAGCTCGCGCGACTTATCAATTACACTATGAGATCTATAGCTTTAGCGACTAAATAGGCGTCTTATTGTGCAATTCTTCAGGTCTGATATTAATAACCATTTTTTAGCACAGTTGCCTGCTGATCCTGAAACAGCAAATTTTTGTAGAACTGTCACTAATGCAGCATATTCTACTGTGCAACCTACACGAACCAATAACCCATCGTTAATTGCACTTAACACGTCATTGGCAGCGCAGTTAACGTTAAACATTGATGATAAAGAGGCGCTTGCAAAGCTGTTGACGGGAAATATGGTTCTTGAAAATACCACACCGTACGCAATGAATTATGGCGGTCATCAATTTGGTCATTGGGCCGGACAACTTGGAGACGGCAGAGCAATTAACCTATTGCAACTCGATACCCCGAAAGACGGTTCCAAGACATTACAGTTAAAAGGCGCAGGCGCTACACCATACTCTAGACGTGCTGATGGGCTTGCCGTGTTGCGTTCATCGATAAGAGAGTACCTTTGCTCAGAAGCGATGTTTCACCTTGGTGTTCCTACTACGAGAGCGTTAAGTTTATGCTTAACAGGCGATTCCGTTGTACGCGATATGTTTTATGATGGTAATCCGCAAGCAGAACTAGGTGCTATTGTTTGCCGCGTTTCAGCGAGTTTTTTGCGTTTTGGTAGTTTTCAACTTCCTGCCTCTCGTGGCGATATTAGCTTATTGAAGCAACTCGTTGATTACGCGTTACAACATTATTTTCCTGATATTGGGCAGCCTTCGAAAGAAAGTTATTTAGCGTTGTTTAAGCAAATTGCAGATGAAACCTGTGCGTTGATGGTTCACTGGATGCGAGTAGGTTTTGTACATGGTGTAATGAATACAGATAACATGTCAATCTTGTCTGAAACTATTGATTACGGCCCATATGGTTGGATAGATAATTTTGATTTAAATTGGACTCCAAATACAACCGATGCCCAAGGTAAGCGTTATTGTTTTGGCGCACAACCAGAAATCGCGCAATGGAACCTATTTCAATTAGCAAATGCGATTTACCCACTTATAGAAGATGCACAGCCGCTGAACGATATCTTATCGAACTTTGCAACAAAATATGAGCAACAATGGCGTCAAATGATGGCAGACAAGCTTGGGTTAGAACAATTAGACAACGATAGTGACCCAGCCTTATTTATTGCGCTTGAAAAAATTATGTCTGCAAGTAATACGGATATGACAATTTTTTACCGCTTATTAGCGACTTTACCTTATGCAGAAAATCAATGGATGTCGCATTTAGCCGATTGTTTTTATCAACCATTAACAGATGAACAAGTGGCGCAATGGCATCAGTGGCTTTCGATATATGTAGCACGGCTGTCGCATAATAAGTGGTCGAAAGATGAAAAAATCGAGCGTATGAACCGCGTAAACCCGAAATATGTATTAAGAAATTATCTCGCTCAGCAGGCGATTGAGCAAGCAGAAAAAGGCGATTATGCGATGCTGCATCAGTTATATCGTGTTTTGCAAAAGCCCTACGACGAACAACCACAAGAAAGTGAGTTAGCGAATAAGCGACCAGAATGGGCACGAAACAAGGCTGGTTGTTCTATGTTGTCATGCAGTTCTTAGTTTTGCGCTTTTCTTACGTTTATCTCTTCTGTCGATTATTCAGTATATTCGCTTGATTTAGTTACGATATTAGGTGATTCCGCGTGCAATTTATTGCGATATTGTATCGCAATAATTTTTACGATATCTCGCCAAGAGATAATCCCTACTGGGTGGAAGTTCTTATCGACGATAGGTAAACATGAAATTCTGTTGTCATAAAAAAGTAACACAGCTTCGTTTAATGTAGTTTCAACCGTCGCTGTGACCAACTCTCGGGTCATAAATAAATGTACTTTTTTATGCAGTAATGATGTGTCGCGAGGCGTTTCATTTTTAGTGTTTATATGCGGGCTTAATTGTTTGTATAGATCTCGATCGGTAAAAATACCAGCTAACTCTTTACCATTAAGAATTAATAAATGATGAATAGGGTGCGTATCAAACGCGAGCTTTGCTTTCCCTAAATCATCATCAATATCTAAGCTAATGATATTTTTCGACATTAATTTTGAAATACTCATTGCTCTTCCTTGCTAATTAAGTGTGCATTTTGCGTTATCTCTACGATAGTAAAATATAACTATTTTCACAACAATGTTAGATACTTAAAGTTGGTTTGGTTGAATTATATACAATTGTTACAGCGTGTCACAAAAGTGTCACAAAAGTGTCTTATAATCGCTGCAATTAGAATTTTCTATTGAACAAAAGGTACCTTTAGTGACAATAGCGTTAAAGTCAGTTGGCCCAAGGCAGCTGAAAAACTCGTTAGCACGATGGCTAATTACACTTGGCGGTGTCAGTGTATTATTTACCCTTGTGCTTATTTTTCTCTATTTGCTTTATGTGATCAAACCTGTTTTTGAGTCTGCCAAAGTAAATGAAGTACAAACTTTTAACATTGATAAAACGCAACAAGCGCTTGCTATTGGTATTGATGAATTACAAGAGCTAGCTTATGTTATTGATGAGCAAGGCAAGATTGACTACTTTGCCTTAAAAGGCGAGCAGGAAAAATATCGTGAACCTGCTTATTCATTGAGCTTGTCTGAAAACCCAATTCAACAAATTATTGATGTTGATGGCGAAAGAAAGCTGTTGTTAGATAAACAAGGTAATGTGCAATTAGTTGCGCCGAAATTTCAGTCGACGTTCGATACGGGTAAACGTGAAATTATTCCTAATATAACCTATCCACTCGGTGAAGACTTTATTGTAGTTGATGAACAGCAGAGTACATTTGCACATTTGTCGTTTGCAATGAATGATGAACGTGCGGTTTTTGTTGGCTATACGCATGATAATCGCCTGATTAAAACGTCATTAATTGCTGAAGACGATTTTAATTACGACCCTGCACATGATATTGAGTATCAAACTATCGAGTTAGATTCGCGACGTGTTGATCAAGTACTTGTTACGCCTGACTTGGCAATGGCTTTTATCCGCAGTGGCGATCAAGTCTTGGTTTACGACCTAACCTATGATGACGAGGTGCCTTTAAAAGCGACGATAATCCCACAACTCGCACAATCACGCAGTAAACCTTTGCATTTAACATCTATGGCACTTTTATCAGGTGGTAGTTCAGTATTACTAGGGGATAGTGCCGGGACAGTTAGTCAATGGTTTGAAGTTGCCGGAGCAGAAGGGCGAGAGTTTAAGCAAATTCGTACTTTTGCAGTGAGTAAAGAAGAATCGGTTGCAAAAATTGTTACTGAGCAATATCGAAAGAGCTTTTTTACGATTACCGCAAGTGGTGAAGTTGGCGCTTTTTATACGACAAGTGAAAACGATTTATGGCGCGGTCAGTTGGCAGATACAGCACCAGATATGTTTGTAATATCGCCACGTGCTGACGGATTGATGCTATTTTCAGGTAACAGCTTTTCACTTTACTCGGTCGAAAATGAGCATCCAGAAGTGACATGGCATGCGTTGTGGCAACAAGTATGGTATGAGGGTTATCCCGAGCCAGATTATATTTGGCAATCTACTTCGGGTTCAGACGACTTTGAAGCAAAGTTTTCATTAGTGCCCATTTCATTTGGTACCATTAAAGCTGCTTTATACGCGATGTTGTTTGCTGTGCCTGTAGCTTTAGCAGCAGCCATCTATACTGCTTACTTTATGACGCCAGAAATGCGTAAAAAAGTGAAGCCAACAATTGAAATCATGGAAGCATTGCCCACGGTAATTTTAGGCTTTTTGGCAGGTCTTTGGCTTGCGCCTATTGTCGAGAATAATTTGCCTGCTATTGCTTTGATGCTTGTCTTGCTGCCAATAA containing:
- a CDS encoding protein adenylyltransferase SelO; its protein translation is MQFFRSDINNHFLAQLPADPETANFCRTVTNAAYSTVQPTRTNNPSLIALNTSLAAQLTLNIDDKEALAKLLTGNMVLENTTPYAMNYGGHQFGHWAGQLGDGRAINLLQLDTPKDGSKTLQLKGAGATPYSRRADGLAVLRSSIREYLCSEAMFHLGVPTTRALSLCLTGDSVVRDMFYDGNPQAELGAIVCRVSASFLRFGSFQLPASRGDISLLKQLVDYALQHYFPDIGQPSKESYLALFKQIADETCALMVHWMRVGFVHGVMNTDNMSILSETIDYGPYGWIDNFDLNWTPNTTDAQGKRYCFGAQPEIAQWNLFQLANAIYPLIEDAQPLNDILSNFATKYEQQWRQMMADKLGLEQLDNDSDPALFIALEKIMSASNTDMTIFYRLLATLPYAENQWMSHLADCFYQPLTDEQVAQWHQWLSIYVARLSHNKWSKDEKIERMNRVNPKYVLRNYLAQQAIEQAEKGDYAMLHQLYRVLQKPYDEQPQESELANKRPEWARNKAGCSMLSCSS
- a CDS encoding ABC transporter permease subunit; the encoded protein is MTIALKSVGPRQLKNSLARWLITLGGVSVLFTLVLIFLYLLYVIKPVFESAKVNEVQTFNIDKTQQALAIGIDELQELAYVIDEQGKIDYFALKGEQEKYREPAYSLSLSENPIQQIIDVDGERKLLLDKQGNVQLVAPKFQSTFDTGKREIIPNITYPLGEDFIVVDEQQSTFAHLSFAMNDERAVFVGYTHDNRLIKTSLIAEDDFNYDPAHDIEYQTIELDSRRVDQVLVTPDLAMAFIRSGDQVLVYDLTYDDEVPLKATIIPQLAQSRSKPLHLTSMALLSGGSSVLLGDSAGTVSQWFEVAGAEGREFKQIRTFAVSKEESVAKIVTEQYRKSFFTITASGEVGAFYTTSENDLWRGQLADTAPDMFVISPRADGLMLFSGNSFSLYSVENEHPEVTWHALWQQVWYEGYPEPDYIWQSTSGSDDFEAKFSLVPISFGTIKAALYAMLFAVPVALAAAIYTAYFMTPEMRKKVKPTIEIMEALPTVILGFLAGLWLAPIVENNLPAIALMLVLLPITVFITAYSWFKLPRHIKGVVPDTLAPIILIPMLCLAAYFAFSLSPWMEDAFFGGDVRQFITNELGVSFDQRNALVVGIAMGFAVIPTIFSMAEDAIFSVPKHLTSGSLALGATPWQTLIKVVLLTASPGIFSAVMMGLGRAVGETMIVLMATGNTPIVDWSIFQGMRTLSANIAVEMPESEVGSSHYRILFLAAFVLFIFTFVFNTLAEFVRQRLREKYSSL
- a CDS encoding GGDEF domain-containing protein, with the protein product MANRMDWWDKFSEKATIDEIDRYRKKSIFYFVSFCGSAVILYFSAKSYQAYDVNLSLILLAGAVLITMNAVLAILFKKDKIHYVLSACFVFVMLLCVVYTGGYQNTALYWLYPMPLIYFVLLGVKVGGVVNVLFFISLVLLLNGTITITADYPAAEVSRFLTSFAVMCFVSFIADYFRHVSHRRLTKLSHIKLKQAYTDSLTKLPNRRFLSTVLIERLMASDEYFPLTLVNIDIDHFKEINDTFGHETGDEILKRFAALCTDNIRRQDVLVRTGGEEFLLFFMNTTKEQGVALAEKLRELIEKSYVNVDGEKVNGTASFGVAECLKYQALDQAMKIADKRMYMAKQQGRNRVIFQEVAL
- a CDS encoding CBS domain-containing protein, giving the protein MSISKLMSKNIISLDIDDDLGKAKLAFDTHPIHHLLILNGKELAGIFTDRDLYKQLSPHINTKNETPRDTSLLHKKVHLFMTRELVTATVETTLNEAVLLFYDNRISCLPIVDKNFHPVGIISWRDIVKIIAIQYRNKLHAESPNIVTKSSEYTE